The sequence below is a genomic window from Thalassobaculum sp. OXR-137.
TCCGCTGGGCCCGCAGGCTGTCGGGATCGACGTCCAGGAAGATCGCCTGGCGCGGGTCGTCCTTCTCCAGCGGCATGATCATCGCCCCCTGGGGGAAGTCCTCGATGGTCAGCAGAACCGTCCGCTTCTCCGGCATCATGTTGAGGATCTTCACGGTGTAGCCGTTGCGGATCGTACCGTCGGACAGCCGCACGGAGACCGGGTTGCGGTCGTGCAGAACGTTGATTTCCAGCCGGTCGCGCGTGGTCAGCATGGCGAGCATGCCGAGGCCGATCAGCGCCCAGATGGTGAAATAGACGATCGTGCGCGGCCGCAGGATCGAGCGCAGGGTGGTGTGCTCGACCTCCGGGGCGATGCCGCCGTCGGGCGTGTGCACCCGGGCCGGCTCGATCTTGCCGTCGGCGAGCTGCGCCAGCGACATGTTGTGATTGTAGGTCGCCAGGGTGGAGTAGGAGATCAGCCCCTTCGGCTTGCCGATCTTGTCCATCACCCCGTCGCAGGCGTCGATGCACAGGGCGCAGGTGATGCACTCGAGCTGCTGGCCGTCGCGGATGTCGATGCCCATGGGGCAGACCGCGACGCAGGCGTTGCAGTCGATGCAGTCGCCGACCGAGGCGCCGGCGGCTTCCTGGACCTTGCGGTGCCGCGAGCGCGGCTCGCCGCGCCAGGCGTTGTAGGTCACGGTCAGCGAATGCTCGTCGAGCATCGCCGCCTGGATGCGCGGCCAGGGGCACATGTAGGTGCAGACCTGCTCGCGCATCAGCCCGCCCAGGGCGTAGGTGGTGAAGGTCAGCACCGCGATGGTGCCGTAGGCCACCGTGGGCGCGGTGCCGGTCAGCACCTCCATGAACAGGGTCGGGGCGTCGGCGAAATAGAAGATCCAGGCGCCGCCCGTGGCCACGGCGATCAGCAGCCAGATCGTGTGCTTGCTGACCCGCTTGGCGGCCTTCGACGCGCTCATCGGCTCCTTGTCGAGACGGATGCGCTTGTTGCGGTCGCCCTCTATGAACCGCTCGACCACCAGGAACAGGTCGACCCAGACGGTCTGCGGGCAGGTATAGCCGCACCAGGCGCGGCCGACCGAGGAGGTGACCAGGAACAGTCCGAGCGCCGCCATCAGCAGCAGCCCGGCCACGTAGTAGAATTCCTGCGGCCAGATCTCGATCCAGAAGAAGTAGAAACGGCGGTGGTACAGGTCGATGAGGACCGCCTGGTCCGGGGCGAATTCGCCCCGGTCCCAGCGGATCCACGGGGTGATGTAGTAGATGCCGAGGGTGATCAGCATCACCAGCCACTTGAAGCGGCGGAAGACACCTTCCGCGCGCTTCGGGTGGATCTTCTTGCGGGCGGCGTAAAGCGGCTGCTGCTTGTCGCGACGGTTGACCGGCTCGACATCGAATTGCTCGAGGCCGTTCCCTGTCGCACCGTTCTGGTCAACCGTCGTCATCGGAAGTCTCCGTTCATCAGCCGCTGGCATTCAGCCGTTGCGGCGCTTATTCGCCGCCGCCCAGTCCGTGCACATACACGGCGAGCTGCTTCACCACCGCGTCGCCCAGACGCTCGCCCCAGGCCGGCATGACGCCGTGCTTGGGATTGTTGACCTGGGACACGATCTCCTGCTGCGTGTTGCCATACAGCCAGAGGGCATCGGCCAGGTTCGGGGCCCCCAGCTCGGTGTTGCCGAGGCCCTGCTCGCCGTGACAGGCGGCGCAGTTCTCGGCGAAGACCCGGGCACCCACGTCCATCGCCCCCTGGTCGTGCTCCAGGCCGGAGAGCGAGCGGACGTAATGGGCGACCGCCAGGATGTCCTCGCGGGGGAGGAGCTGGTCGCGGCCGAAGGCCGGCATTTCGGAATACCGGGTGTCGCCGTCGGCCTCGTAGCGGACGCCGTGGCGGATGGTCGCCGCGATCTGGTCGATCGAGCCGCCCCACAGCCAGTCGTCGTCGTTCAGGTTCGGGTAACCCGCCGCACCCTGCGCGCCGGAACCGTGGCACTGGGAGCAGTAGACCTTGAAGGCCGACGCCCCGCCGGCCGCCGCGAAGCGCGCCAGTTCCGGATTGGCCTGGATCTCGCCCACGTCCATGCCGCGGATCTGCTCCAGCATGTCGGCGCGGCCGGCTTCGACCTCCGCCATCTCCTGGTGCAGCTCGCCGCGGGTGGTCGTACCCGAGATGCCCTGCGTGGCTCCCTCGATCAGCGGGATGGCCGGGTAGTACACCGCGTAGCCGATCGCGAAGACGATGCAGGCGTAGAACGTGTACAGCCACCAGCGCGGGAGCGGATTGTTCAGTTCCTTGATGCCGTCCCACTCGTGGCCGGTGGTCTCGACATTGGTGACGCTGTCGATCTCCTTCTCGCTCATGGCTCAGTCCTCCTTAAGCGGGATGGCAGCGGCGTCATCGGCCGATTTGCGACCACCCGGTCTGAACGTGTAGGCGATCACCCCGAGGAAGATGATCAGCATGTAGAGCAGCCCCCAACTGTCGGCGGCCTGTCTCAGGCTTTCGTAGGTCATGGCTCCTCTCCTCAGCGGGCATTGGCTTCGGGGTCGAAGGTCGAGAAGTCGACCAGCGTGCCGAGCATCTGCAGGTAGGCGATCACCGCATCCATCTCCGTCAGACGGTTCGGGTTGCCGTCGAAATCGCCGGTCTTGGCCTTGGGATAGCGGGCCAGGAGCCCGTCCCAATCGGCATCCGGGTCCGCCTGGTTCCGCATGTCGGCCAGGGCGTTCCCGATCATTTCGTCGTCATAGGGGACGCCGAGCATCCGGTTGGTCTTCAGGTGACCGGCGATGTTGGTGGTGTCGAGATCGGTATCCGCCAGGAACGCGTAGGACGGCATCACCGATTCCGGCACGACCGAGCGCGGCTCGATCAGGTGCTGGACGTGCCACTCGTTGGAGTAGCGGTCGCCGATACGGGCCAGGTCCGGACCGGTGCGCTTGGAGCCCCACTGGAACGGGTGGTCGTACATGCTTTCCGCCGCCAGCGAGTAGTGGCCGTAGCGCTCAACCTCGTCGCGGAAGGGTCGGATCATCTGGCTGTGGCAGACGTAGCAACCCTCGCGCTGGTAGATCTCGCGCCCCTTGAGCTCGAGCGGCGAGTAGGGACGCATCCCCTCCACCTTCTCGATGGTGTTCTGCAGGTAGAACAGGGGCGCGATCTCGACGATGCCGCCGATGGTGACCACGAGGAAGGAGAGAACCAACAGCAGCGTGGCGTTGGTCTCGATCCGATTGTGTTTATCGAGGATCGACATGGTTTCCTCCGATCAGGCGGGTTGTGCCGCGGCGGTGACGATGGGCTGCTCGTTGCGTTCGCGGCCCTTGATCGTCATGGCGACGTTGTAGGCCATGACCAGACCGCCAGCGAGGTAGAGGACCCCGGCGAAGGCGCGGGCGACGTAGAACGGATGCATGGCATCGACGGTCTCGGCGAAGGAGTAGACCAGGAAGCCTTCCGCGTCGTACTCGCGCCACATCAGGCCCTGCATGATCCCGCTCACCCACATCACGCCGGCATAGGCGGCGATGCCGAGGGTGGCGAGCCAGAAGTGCCAGTTCACCATGCGCAGCGAGTACAGCTTCTCGCGGCCGAACAGACGTGGCGTCAGGAAGTAGATCGCCCCGAAGGAGATCATCCCGACCCAGCCGAGCGCACCGGAATGCACGTGGCCGATGGTCCAGTCGGTATAGTGGCTCAGCGCGTTCACGCTCTTCACCGACATCATCGGGCCTTCGAAGGTCGACATGCCGTAGAACGCCAGCGCCATGACCATCATGCGGATGATCGGATCGGTGCGGATCTTGTCCCAGGCCCCCGAGAGGGTCATCAGGCCGTTGATCATGCCGCCCCAGGAGGGCATCCACAGCATGATCGAGAACACCATGCCGAGGGTCTGCGCCCAGTCGGGCAGGGCGGTGTAGTGCAGGTGGTGCGGACCGGCCCAGATGTAGAGGAAGATCAGCGACCAGAAGTGCACGATCGACAGCCGGTAGGAGTAGACCGGCCGCTCGGCCTGCTTCGGCACGAAGTAGTACATCATGCCCAGGAAGCCGGCGGTCAGGAAGAAGCCGACCGCGTTATGGCCGTACCACCACTGGGTCAGCGCGTCCTGCACGCCCGAGAACAGCGAGTAGCTCTTCGAGCCGGTCAGGGAGACCGGGATCGCCAGCCCGTTCACCACGTGCAGCATGGCCACCGTGACGATGAACGACAGGTAGAACCAGTTCGCCACGTAGATATGCGGCTCTTTGCGCTTCAGGATGGTGCCCAGGAACACGATCAGATAGGCGACCCACACGATGGTCAGCCACAGGTCGATGTACCACTCGGGCTCGGCGTATTCCTTCGACGTGCTGTTGCCCAGCAGGTAGCCGGTGGCGGCCAGCACGATGAAGAACTGGTAGCCCCAGAACACGAACCAAGCCAGGTCGCCGCCGAACAGGCGGGCGCGGCAGGTCCGCTGGACCACGTAGAAGCTCGTGCACAGCAGCGCGTTGCCGCCGAAGGCGAAGACCACGGCCGAGGTATGCAGCGGGCGGACACGTCCGAAATTGAACCAGGGCTCGATGTTCAGGTCGGGCCAGGCGAGCTGGGAGGCGGCGACGACGCCGACAAGAAAGCCGACGACCCCCCAGAACACGGTCGCCAGCACGCCGATGCGCACCGGTCCGTCCATGTAGCTGTCAGGGTCGGCAGGGGTGGAATCGCGGCCGATCAGCCAGAAGACGACCAGCACCGCGACGATTAAGAACAGATAGGCGTGAAACTCATAAACCGCGTCCTGCGCTCCGGCCGCCATGAACAAGGCGAGCAGACCGGCGAAGGACGCGAGGGAAAGTTCGATCGCTTTAGACATGATCCGGGTTCCCGCAGCGTGTGATTGACACGGCGCGGAAGGTGTCGTTTCCGAGACTTGGTTTCCTTGATCTCGATCAACGACCGGCCCCGCGCCCCCGCGTCATCCTAACACCATTCAGGGCTGCCGTCGGGCAGTCGCGGCGAACGGGATCTTGGCGATGCGGGGTGGCGACGGAGCACGGTCGGGACCGGTATGGGGTGAGGGCGCCGGACCGACGGTCGGCAAAATCGGCGACGCCTGCCGGCCTTGCCTCGAGGAGGCGATCCGCAAGTTCGAAGGCAACCATGCGCGGATCCTCGGCGTCTGCGAGGAGCTGGAGCAGTTGGCCGACGGTCTGCCGGCCCTGCCGACCAACGGGAGCCATCTGCGACTCGCACGCCGCGTGGGAGGGCTGCTGCGCGAGGCCCACGCGCTGGAGGAACAGGAAATTCTGCCGATCCTGGCCGCCGCCCTCGGCGAGGAGGCGGTCAAGGACAGCGTCGCGACCCTGACCGAGGAACACCGGACAGACGAGGCGTTCGCCGAGGAGGTGGCCGAGGTCCTGATGGAATGGACCGCCGGAGAACGCCATCACGACGCCGCCACGCTGGGCTATATGCTGCGCGGGCTGTTCGACAATCTGCGCCGGCATACCGCCCGGGAACGCGACCAGCTCATCGGTCCGGCCGGGCGTCGTCTGGCCTCAGGTTGATCCGGTCGCGTCCTTCAGGGCCTCGCGGTCCGGCACGACGATGTGCCGGTTGCCCTCGATCTCGATCAGACCTTCCTTGCGCAAGGCGGTGAACTGGCGGCTCACCGTTTCGATCGTCAGGCCGAGATAGTCGGCGATCTCCGCCCGCGAGAGCGGGAGTTCGAAGGTCACCCTGTCGCCGTCATGCTCCGGATCGATGTGGTCGGCGATCAGGCTGAGGAAGCTGGCGACCTTTTCCTTGGCGGTCATCCGTCCGAGCACCAGCATCCACTGCCGCGCCTCGTCGAGCTCCTTGAGCACCTGGCGGAGCAGTCGGTTCTCCAGCTCCGGGTTCTCGCCCAGCATCGATTCCAGCACGTCCTTGGGGAAGGTGCACAGCCGGACGTCGACGGCGACTTCCGCCCCGAAATTGCTCTCGCTCATGAACGGGCGCCCGAGGAAATCGGGCGCGAACTGGAGGCCGACGATCTGCTGGCGGCCGTCGGGCATGAGCTTGGTCAGCTTCACCGCCCCCGACAGGATGTTCGAATAGGTGTGGACCTGATCCTCCTCGTGGATCAGCTCCTGCTTGCGGTTGGCCACGCGCTTGGTGGTGTGCTTGCTCAGCCGCTGCAGCTCGTCGCCCGACAGGGCCCCACAGATGCCCTTGTGGCGGGCTTCGCAGGCCCGGCAAACGACCGGAACGTCCGAATTGTGAATGTCCTGCCGGTCCGACATGGAACCCCTCGTCGCCGATCTGCCGTCGAGCGCGGCGCTTACAAGGCCGCATCCTATCAAAGGGAGCGGCGAACGAAACCCCGCGTGGCTTTAGGTCGCTGGTCTGCCGGAATGCAGTCGGGGCCCGATCCGCCCCGATCCTACCTGCGGTGCTCTAGAACCCGAAGCGTCCTTTGAACGGATGGCCCGTCGCCAGGGAGATCAGGTGGGCGGCGGCGGCCAGGGCGACGACGACGCCGAGGATCTGCAAAAACGTCCACGGGATCGGCAGAGGCGGATCCAGGGTCTCGCGCGGCCGGCGCTGCATGTGCCACGCTAGGGCAGCCAACGTCAGACTGACAGCCATGATTATCAGCGTTGTGGACAAGGGCATGGGGGGCAACCCGCGTGACAAAGGAGAGTTTTGATGAATGACTTATCGGGTGGCGACAAGGCGGTTTCCTACGATCCGTCCACCTTTGAGCCGTTGACCTATGTGGAGGGCACGGGGGATTTCGCCAGCGGCAAGGACAGCCCGAGCGCCTACTTTGAGCGCTGCCTGGACGTGATCTCCGCGCGGGAAGGGACCGTCAAGGCCTGGGTCACCCTGAACGAGAGCGGAGCGAAGGAGCAGGCCGACGCCTCCACCAAGCGCTGGAAGGCGGGCAACCCGCTGTCGCCGATCGACGGCATGCCGATCGGGGTCAAGGACCTCTACATGACCAAGGACATGCCGACCCAGATGGGCTCGCCGCTCTATGCCGGACGCATGACCGGCGAGGATTCCGCCCCGGTCCAGGCCCTGCGGCTGGCGGGTGCCGTGGTGCTCGGCAAGACGGTGACCACCGAACTCGGCTTTTCCCATCCGGGACCGACGACCAACCCGTTCGATCCCGAGCGCACGCCCGGCGGCTCGTCCTCCGGTTCCGCCGCCGTGATCGGCGCCGGCATGGTGCCGGCGGCCCTTGGCAGCCAGGTCGTCGGGTCGATCATCCGGCCGGCCGGCTTCTGCGCGAATACCGCGATCAAGCCGACCCTGGGCGCCCTGCATCGCGGCGAGCGTCAGGGCATGAGCCACAGCCATCTCGGCGTCCATGCCGGGTCGATCGCCGATATGTGGGCGGTGACCCACGCGATCTCCCATTTCGTCGGCGGCGATCCGGGCAGCCCGGGCCTGTTCGGCTCCCAGGCGACCCCCGTCGCGAGCAAGCCGCAACGGCTGATCGTGGTCGAGAGCGAGGGTTGGCATCAGACCGACGATGCGACCAAGACGGCCTTCGAGACCCTGATCGACCGGATCGCGGCCTCGGGCGTGGAGATTGTCCGCCGCGCCGGGCATGGCGATCTCGACGCGTTCGAGGTGGAGATCGCCGAGAGCCTGCTGCTGTGCCGCGACATCTGCGGCTGGGAGATGCTCTGGACCCTGCGCAACCTGGCGGAAAAGGACGTCACCAAGCTGAGCGACAGCATGCGGCAGCGGCTGTCCATGGCCTCGGAGATGTCGATCGACGACTACCGGGCGGCCCTGGTCAAGCGCGAGGCGATGCGGGCCCGGTTCCGGGCGGTCGCGGCGACGGCAGATGCGATGATCACGCTGTCCTCCACCGGACCGGCGCCGAAATTCGTGGATTCCGCCACTCAGGAGGGCGAGCCGGGGCTGATCCACACCACCGGCCTGCCGGCCTACAACGCCTGGACCTCGGCGATCGGCTGCCCCTGCGTGACCGTGCCGATGCTGTCGGTCGACGGCATGCCGGTCGGGGTACAGGTCATCGGCCGCCACAACGAGGACTGGCGCACCGGCGCCATGGCCCGCTGGGTCAAGGACACCGTGGAACCGGTGATCGGGTAGGGAGTTGAGTCGGCCCTTCGACACGTCCCCCGGCTGAAGGCCGGGGGCCTGCTCAGGGCGAGGTCTTAAGTTTTCAAATTCCTGACCTCGCCCTGAGCAGCGACCGCAGGGAGCGTGTCGAAGGGCGGCCCGCACCCATCAAAAAAGGCGCCGGAGATTGCTCCCCGGCGCCTTTCGTCGTTCGCAGCAAACGGATCCTCAGTCGAGGGACTGGACGATCTCCTCGCACATCTTCTTGGCGTCGCCGAACAGCATCATGGTGTTGTCGCGGAAGAACACCTCGTTCTCCACGCCGGCATAGCCGGACGCCATGGAGCGCTTCACGAACAGCACCGTCTTTGCGTTCTCCACGTCCAGGATCGGCATGCCGTAGATCGGGCTCGCCGGGTCGGTCTTGGCCGCCGGGTTGGTCACGTCGTTGGCGCCGATCACGAAGGCCACGTCGGTCTGGGAGAAGTCGCGGTTGATCTCCTCCAGCTCCAGCACCTCGTCATAGGGCACATTGGCCTCGGCCAGCAGCACGTTCATGTGGCCCGGCATGCGGCCCGCCACCGGGTGGATGGCGTAGCGCACCTTCACACCCTTGGCCTTCAGCGTGTCGGCCATCTCGCGCAGGGCGTGCTGGGCCTGGGCCACCGCCATGCCGTAGCCCGGCACGATGATCACCGAGGAGGCGCTCTCCATGATGAAGGCCGCATCCTCGGCGCTGCCGGACTTGACCGACCGGTCGCCGCCCGGCCCGCCGGCCGCCGCCGCCTCGCTCTCGCCGCCGAAGCCGCCGAGAATGACGCTGATGAACGAGCGGTTCATGCCCTTGCACATGATGTAGGACAGGATCGCGCCCGAGGAGCCCACCAGCGCGCCGGTGATGATCAGCAGGTGGTTGCCGAGCGTGAAGCCGATACCGGCCGCCGCCCAACCCGAATACGAGTTCAGCATCGACACCACGACCGGCATGTCGGCGCCGCCGATCGGCAGGATCAGCAGGAAGCCCAGCGCGAGGGCGACGATGAAGATCAGCCAGAAGGCGGTCGGGTCCTGGCTGGCGCAGAGCCAGACGATCAGGGCCACCAGGGCGATGCCGAGGACGGCGTTCAGCGGATGCTGGCCCTTGAACACCAGCGGCCTGCCGGTGACCAGGCCCTGGAGCTTGCCGAAGGCGATGATCGAGCCGGTGAAGGTGATCGCGCCGATGGCCAGGCCCAGCGCCATTTCGATCAGCGAGCCGACCTTGATCGCGCCGATCTCGCCGATACCGTAGGCGTCCGGCCGGTAGAAGGCGGCCGCCGCCACGAAACAGGCGGCGAGACCGACCAGGCTGTGGAACGCCGCCACGAGCTGGGGCAGGGCGGTCATCTGGATCTTGCGGGCGATCACCGCGCCGATGGCGCCGCCGATCAGCAGGCCGACGATGATGATCTCGTAGGACTGCACCACCGGCAGGGTCAGGGTGGTGCCGATGGCGAGCGCCATGCCGGCCATGCCGTAGTAGTTGCCCGCCCGCGAGGTCGACGGGTGCGACAGGCCGCGCAGCGCCATGATGAAGCAGACGCCGGAGACCAGATACAGAAGCGAAGAGATGGTGCCACTCATGATACGGGTCCTTCCCTCACTTCTTCTTCTTGAACATGGCGAGCATGCGTTCCGTCACCAGGAAGCCACCGGCGATGTTCACGCTGGCCAGCACCACGGCGAAGAAGCCCATGATCGATGAGAAGTTCATGCTGTCCGGCCCGGCGGCGATCAGGGCACCGACGATGATCACCGAGGAGATCGCGTTGGTGACCGCCATCAGCGGCGAGTGCAGCGCGGGGGTGACCCGCCACACCACGTAATAGCCGACGAAGCAGGCGAGCACGAAGACGGTCAGGCCGACCACGGTCGGGTCGAGCCCGCCATGGACGACGGCAGCCGCCGGCGCGCCCGGCGCGGTGATCGCGACCGTGCTGTCCAGGGCCGAGGTGCCGGCCTGCGAGGCGAGGTCCGCGGCCTGGGAAGCCAGCTCCCGGGCTTCCTCGGCGAGGTCCTTGAGCTTGTCTGCGATGGAATTGTCCGACATCGGGGTCCCTCCTTACGCCTTCGCGTCGCCGCTGGAGCCGTCAGACTCCGGCGCCGCGTCCGGCTTGGTTTCCGTCTTGTCCGCTGACTTGGAGGCGGCCGGTTTCTTGGCCGGAGCCTTCTTGGCCGCCGGTTTGGCGGCCGGCTTCGCCGCGGGTGCTGCGGCCGGCTCGTCCTTCAGTTCCTTGATCCGCTCGTTCGTGATCTCGCCGTCCTTGGTGATGGTCGACGCCTTGATGATCTCATCTTCCTCGTCGACCTTGATCGATTTGCTCTCCTTGTCGACCAGCGGCGTGAGGAAGTT
It includes:
- the ccoG gene encoding cytochrome c oxidase accessory protein CcoG, with the translated sequence MTTVDQNGATGNGLEQFDVEPVNRRDKQQPLYAARKKIHPKRAEGVFRRFKWLVMLITLGIYYITPWIRWDRGEFAPDQAVLIDLYHRRFYFFWIEIWPQEFYYVAGLLLMAALGLFLVTSSVGRAWCGYTCPQTVWVDLFLVVERFIEGDRNKRIRLDKEPMSASKAAKRVSKHTIWLLIAVATGGAWIFYFADAPTLFMEVLTGTAPTVAYGTIAVLTFTTYALGGLMREQVCTYMCPWPRIQAAMLDEHSLTVTYNAWRGEPRSRHRKVQEAAGASVGDCIDCNACVAVCPMGIDIRDGQQLECITCALCIDACDGVMDKIGKPKGLISYSTLATYNHNMSLAQLADGKIEPARVHTPDGGIAPEVEHTTLRSILRPRTIVYFTIWALIGLGMLAMLTTRDRLEINVLHDRNPVSVRLSDGTIRNGYTVKILNMMPEKRTVLLTIEDFPQGAMIMPLEKDDPRQAIFLDVDPDSLRAQRIFVIAGPEGLEGQQTQFRFRIRDSAGSERAEYDAIFDNGAAR
- the ccoP gene encoding cytochrome-c oxidase, cbb3-type subunit III translates to MSEKEIDSVTNVETTGHEWDGIKELNNPLPRWWLYTFYACIVFAIGYAVYYPAIPLIEGATQGISGTTTRGELHQEMAEVEAGRADMLEQIRGMDVGEIQANPELARFAAAGGASAFKVYCSQCHGSGAQGAAGYPNLNDDDWLWGGSIDQIAATIRHGVRYEADGDTRYSEMPAFGRDQLLPREDILAVAHYVRSLSGLEHDQGAMDVGARVFAENCAACHGEQGLGNTELGAPNLADALWLYGNTQQEIVSQVNNPKHGVMPAWGERLGDAVVKQLAVYVHGLGGGE
- a CDS encoding cbb3-type cytochrome c oxidase subunit 3, giving the protein MTYESLRQAADSWGLLYMLIIFLGVIAYTFRPGGRKSADDAAAIPLKED
- the ccoO gene encoding cytochrome-c oxidase, cbb3-type subunit II, translated to MSILDKHNRIETNATLLLVLSFLVVTIGGIVEIAPLFYLQNTIEKVEGMRPYSPLELKGREIYQREGCYVCHSQMIRPFRDEVERYGHYSLAAESMYDHPFQWGSKRTGPDLARIGDRYSNEWHVQHLIEPRSVVPESVMPSYAFLADTDLDTTNIAGHLKTNRMLGVPYDDEMIGNALADMRNQADPDADWDGLLARYPKAKTGDFDGNPNRLTEMDAVIAYLQMLGTLVDFSTFDPEANAR
- the ccoN gene encoding cytochrome-c oxidase, cbb3-type subunit I: MDGPVRIGVLATVFWGVVGFLVGVVAASQLAWPDLNIEPWFNFGRVRPLHTSAVVFAFGGNALLCTSFYVVQRTCRARLFGGDLAWFVFWGYQFFIVLAATGYLLGNSTSKEYAEPEWYIDLWLTIVWVAYLIVFLGTILKRKEPHIYVANWFYLSFIVTVAMLHVVNGLAIPVSLTGSKSYSLFSGVQDALTQWWYGHNAVGFFLTAGFLGMMYYFVPKQAERPVYSYRLSIVHFWSLIFLYIWAGPHHLHYTALPDWAQTLGMVFSIMLWMPSWGGMINGLMTLSGAWDKIRTDPIIRMMVMALAFYGMSTFEGPMMSVKSVNALSHYTDWTIGHVHSGALGWVGMISFGAIYFLTPRLFGREKLYSLRMVNWHFWLATLGIAAYAGVMWVSGIMQGLMWREYDAEGFLVYSFAETVDAMHPFYVARAFAGVLYLAGGLVMAYNVAMTIKGRERNEQPIVTAAAQPA
- a CDS encoding hemerythrin domain-containing protein, with product MRGGDGARSGPVWGEGAGPTVGKIGDACRPCLEEAIRKFEGNHARILGVCEELEQLADGLPALPTNGSHLRLARRVGGLLREAHALEEQEILPILAAALGEEAVKDSVATLTEEHRTDEAFAEEVAEVLMEWTAGERHHDAATLGYMLRGLFDNLRRHTARERDQLIGPAGRRLASG
- a CDS encoding Crp/Fnr family transcriptional regulator; translated protein: MSDRQDIHNSDVPVVCRACEARHKGICGALSGDELQRLSKHTTKRVANRKQELIHEEDQVHTYSNILSGAVKLTKLMPDGRQQIVGLQFAPDFLGRPFMSESNFGAEVAVDVRLCTFPKDVLESMLGENPELENRLLRQVLKELDEARQWMLVLGRMTAKEKVASFLSLIADHIDPEHDGDRVTFELPLSRAEIADYLGLTIETVSRQFTALRKEGLIEIEGNRHIVVPDREALKDATGST
- a CDS encoding amidase yields the protein MNDLSGGDKAVSYDPSTFEPLTYVEGTGDFASGKDSPSAYFERCLDVISAREGTVKAWVTLNESGAKEQADASTKRWKAGNPLSPIDGMPIGVKDLYMTKDMPTQMGSPLYAGRMTGEDSAPVQALRLAGAVVLGKTVTTELGFSHPGPTTNPFDPERTPGGSSSGSAAVIGAGMVPAALGSQVVGSIIRPAGFCANTAIKPTLGALHRGERQGMSHSHLGVHAGSIADMWAVTHAISHFVGGDPGSPGLFGSQATPVASKPQRLIVVESEGWHQTDDATKTAFETLIDRIAASGVEIVRRAGHGDLDAFEVEIAESLLLCRDICGWEMLWTLRNLAEKDVTKLSDSMRQRLSMASEMSIDDYRAALVKREAMRARFRAVAATADAMITLSSTGPAPKFVDSATQEGEPGLIHTTGLPAYNAWTSAIGCPCVTVPMLSVDGMPVGVQVIGRHNEDWRTGAMARWVKDTVEPVIG
- a CDS encoding NAD(P)(+) transhydrogenase (Re/Si-specific) subunit beta; the encoded protein is MSGTISSLLYLVSGVCFIMALRGLSHPSTSRAGNYYGMAGMALAIGTTLTLPVVQSYEIIIVGLLIGGAIGAVIARKIQMTALPQLVAAFHSLVGLAACFVAAAAFYRPDAYGIGEIGAIKVGSLIEMALGLAIGAITFTGSIIAFGKLQGLVTGRPLVFKGQHPLNAVLGIALVALIVWLCASQDPTAFWLIFIVALALGFLLILPIGGADMPVVVSMLNSYSGWAAAGIGFTLGNHLLIITGALVGSSGAILSYIMCKGMNRSFISVILGGFGGESEAAAAGGPGGDRSVKSGSAEDAAFIMESASSVIIVPGYGMAVAQAQHALREMADTLKAKGVKVRYAIHPVAGRMPGHMNVLLAEANVPYDEVLELEEINRDFSQTDVAFVIGANDVTNPAAKTDPASPIYGMPILDVENAKTVLFVKRSMASGYAGVENEVFFRDNTMMLFGDAKKMCEEIVQSLD
- a CDS encoding NAD(P) transhydrogenase subunit alpha → MSDNSIADKLKDLAEEARELASQAADLASQAGTSALDSTVAITAPGAPAAAVVHGGLDPTVVGLTVFVLACFVGYYVVWRVTPALHSPLMAVTNAISSVIIVGALIAAGPDSMNFSSIMGFFAVVLASVNIAGGFLVTERMLAMFKKKK